A stretch of DNA from Tachysurus vachellii isolate PV-2020 chromosome 4, HZAU_Pvac_v1, whole genome shotgun sequence:
GCTGAAGTGGCTGCAGATAAGGTTGATGGCCGGTTTGATGCGAATGGTGGAAGCAGTTTTGATGTTTAGCACACATCTCACAATATTGTTTTCCAAATTGTTCATAACAACTGACCTTGGTCTTTTTACTCCactcattataaaatataattcaaaTGCCAAACTATCCACTTTTTCCGCCAACTCAATACCCCACATCATCTGGccttggtttgtttgttttattgtagaaTTTCATGTAAGGTGAATACGACTCATCCTGAAGAGAGCACTGATCATGGATCAGCACAAACACTCCCCCTAGTGGTAGCCATCGGGGTTGTGAAACTTTTCGAAAGATTAATGACGAAACGAAGCCTCGTTTGGTGAAGTCACGTGACTTGTCCAACTTAATACACTGAATCAGTGATTCAAAAGAAAAGATTTGTTTGATCAAACTAGAGCTACTGCATGTTATTACACATGTAACGTCCTGCTTTTACCTTTAAACTCGCAAGTTTGATAGAAATGGCTTCTCAAGAAGGTATGGATTAAATTTATCTTTAACTTAACTAACTTCAGAAAAGTGAAACTTATTCTTAAgggattttatataaaacactaaAAAGGGTATCAGCTGTGGGAGATTTTACAAATGTAGCCTATTTATATAATGCAAAGGATTGTTCTGTTATCTATAGAATAAACAAACTGTGTAAAAATCTATAtggttcattatttatttaaagatatataATGTGTCGTTTATAAAGTGTCCTGTATATTTTAAGCCAAGCAGAAAAGGAACAACAGGCTTTTATAAATTCTGTGTTTAAGAGTAACCAGAGATTTCACACACTCTTGTTGTTTGCTCTATGCGGTGGTGAGACATGGTATTATACAGGTGACTTGGTGCTTTCACTTTATAAATAAGAGGAGAACTTATTGTAACATGATCATAGATAAACCATAACCTTACAATCCCCCTCCAACAGTTATTATATTGTGGGGCATGCACTAACAGCCCTTTGTGCACATTTGAGGTACGGACATAAATACTCAACTCTCTAGTCTAGGATTTAAACTGAGAGATTATAGTTAATTAAACTCTctctttaattaaaattaattaaaattttaatttcatttcaaatgaacactaaacacagagctgaaaatGAATTTATCAGTGAAATTTTACTTACTATGCTAAAAGGGACTGTAAATATCatccaaagttttttttgtaatgcaaGCAGGAAGGAGTGTAAGTCTTATCGTAccagtgtttgtgtaaaaatgagtaaataaagtCTGCTACAAAGTTCTCCATGTTAGATTGTACTCTGATCCTCCAGTGTAAACATCCTTAAATCTATTCTAGCAAACTCAACCCCATGCTTCCATTCTATTAACTTACTTCCCCACCATGTTCCAATGTTTTCTGTTTGGAAACTGTATGTttcatttgcaaataaaaaacaacaacaacagaaaaaaacagtatgCTTTGCCTGTACTGcagtttttttcaatttatttatttaccaaaatgatataaaaaatactaGGAAGCATATCCATTCATGCATCACattgattttaaatatatatgtataggtttttgttagaaaatattttttaaacatcagttgttgtttgttttttcattattgCATTTTCCCCATGGGTTAAAATGATCAGGATTACAAAAACAAGGTTGAAGATTACTTGTGGAAAATAACTTTGCTGTATCTTGGGTTAAAGTGtatgataataatattacttaatgtcatgttttttaaagtaatatGTAACTAAACATCCAGGTTAGACATTACATTATAACAAAGAGGATATTCACAGTACTGCCTACAGTACTACGGCAGTACTGCCTAACTGCCATTATATCAAAACTATATAAATCAAACTATGTTAAAGAATTAGACCTCTGATATTTTGAGTAAACTGTGGTCTGATTTTTGCATTGTCTGATTTCTACACAGATGCAGCAACACCTAGGAGGAAAAGAAGTAAGAGTCCACCTCCCACAAGTAAGTGAGACTACATTCATTTTGAAATTCGCAGGCAAAAAGTATGTATGCAAGCAGTGTTGTAAAATTATTTCACAATTAAACCAACGTTCCAAAAGCtaatataaatagaattattCACTGGGGCTGTCTGTGTGGTGGAACAGAAGAGCATTTGCCCTGTTGAAGTGTGATGATAAGTTGAGACTTATTTCAAACTGTTGACCATCTTCAGTGTTTTTAAGCTAAGGTAAGTTATATGGCATGACGTGTACAACCAAGCATAGAGCAGTGTACTGTGTGCTAATGTATGAGGTTTAATTATATTGCCTTAGTTGAGACTGCCTTTATAGACCCTTTGTTGTTGCCTCTCCTGAACCTGGCTCAAATTCTCTCTCAGTAAGTGACCCATTTGTGGAGCTCTGCTTTAGGTCCATATCCAGTGCACCCTGGACCTTTTGCTGATATATTTTCAATATTCAAAAATAGAAATACGCCAGCAAGGCCTGGGGAACCTCAGACAGTTTATGCTGATATGATTAATAATAAGTGTAATAAGAGCTTTTTATAATCAGTTTACACTtttctaccacatccccctaCATAAGAGTAAACTGATAAATTATGTTTTCTGTGCAGAAacatatgtatgtttgtttcaTACAGTTGTGGAAGTTTGGAGAAAATAGCACACTCGTATTCACAGGCAAGCGTAAAAGGTTCATAATTTATTATGCTTCTGTACAACCGGAATAACGCTCTTTGTTTGTATAGACATTTTTCTAAACACAGAGACTAAGCAAGAAAAACATTGTCAGTCATTGGCTACATTACAAGGCCTGATCAGATAAGGTGCAACCTTTAGTCTAACTAAGCTGGTTCAGATCATCTCATCTCCAGTGCATTCTGACCCTCAATCAGCTTCCCAAAAAATTTCTAGTCACAAATATAGACAAAATGGTCAGGCTTGCCTAAAGAAGACTTATTTTGTGTAGCTGACTGCTTTGAATTAGATTGTGATTTTCTCAACCTTATTTCTGCTTCTAATTTCCACAAATTAAAGTCTATCCAAGTTCCtgtcactttgtttttttccttttgttttcattgtcttTCTCTATTTGAGTCCCTTGAAGGGggttaaattaattcattcattcattcattcatcttctaccgcttatccgaactacctcgggtcacggggagcctgtgcctatctcaggcatcatcgggcatcaaggcaggatacaccctggacagagtgccaacccatcgcagggcacacacacactctcattcactcacacactacggacaatattccagagatgccaatcaacctaccatgcatgtctttggaccgggggaggaaaccggagtacccggaggaaacccccgaggcacggggagaacatgcaaactccacacacacaaggcggaggtgggaatcgaaccccaaccctgaaggtgtgaggcgaacgtgctaaccaccaagccaccgtgcctcacGAGTAAATTAATTTTCTGCGTGATATTCTGAATTTTCCATTGAAATATTTCATGAAGTCTTTGCTGCTGCACACTGTgttttttacagtgtttttattcctagtaAATTTTGCCAcaatatcaaacaaaaaaattagagACTTTTAAGTGGACCTACAATATCTAAGGTGTAGCAAAACTGGTCATGTTCTGTGGGGTCAGACTGTGATCCAAGTATGGATTATAATTTTAGGAGACTATTagtaaatctctctgcagtacaAGATGTAAATGTATGCTTAACACAGTGATGTggcaaatttaaacaaaatgagaaTGGTCTGGGATTCCACAATCAGAAGTGTGACtatattttctgtttaatccaaagtttataatattAAGACTCATGACCTCCATCATGAGTGGTTTCTATTTCATTATGATTAACCCCTACTGAATCTAAGATGGACATTACTGCTGCTCTCTAAGGATCTTCTaatttatctaaataaataaagtctccCACAATGAATagtctaaagaaacaactaggtttgaaatgaaatctgcaaattcacagagTAATTCAGAATATGACCTGTAACATATAtgaggtctgtaaataacaattagagGAATTGACTCAGTCGACTCAGGACAGGCTGGAATAGGTAAACACAATTAGAGaaggcagagaaacacacatacacacacacacacattctcagatcgctgaggaaagaaaaagagagagcgagagatggaCCTATGATAATTTGTTCATTCTCCTACACACCTACAGTGAACACTCCTGCTGTGCCTGATAAACCAAGCCTCCACCTGCTACAGAAATtatcaatatattttttcacatggGTCCAGTTATGAGTCAAACTGTAACATAATTAAGAAAAGCTGTGAATCCATCTGCCTGCTacttcattttataaaaaacatttaactattaactgcctttttttattatagataTAACTAATGGATTgactttatattaaaacatgctGGTGTCATGCATCCTggtgtcatgattcagcctggacttttggccatgtgctattgttgtcgttcctcgtcacgtgtctgccccaccttcgtcttctcctccctgtcaccacacctgctccttgtTGTGTCTTCATTGTCTtgtatatttaagtgagccgcgttgccgatggcagcgtggaatcattagttacgtgtacccctcgtcatgtctagtccttgttaaatgttgtcatttgtattgttttagttatcgtcattttgtctatgtcttatttatttattaaacccccttcatttgaagctatcctgcgtacgggtctgtctccttccatcccggtTGTGACACCTGGTcatagtttttatttctttgtttgtttgtttgtttgtttgtttgggtgaTTTCTGTTGCCATTTTTCAAACTCTGTCTGAATGTGGCGCTAATAGTTATGGACTTGTAGCTTATGCATTTTTGATATCTTTTGTACAGTGTCTGAGCTGAGGATCGTTCTGTTGGGGAAGAGACTCCAACACACCAGCATGGTAGGAAATTTTATACTGGGAAGAGCTGCATTTGAGACTGAAGCTCCTCCAGATTCAGTAAAGCAGCTCTGTGAGAGGGCCAGTGGACATGTGGAAGGAACgtacatcaccatcatcaatgCAGCTCATTTATTTAACTCACCACTAAAACCTGAGGAACTGAAAGAGTGTGTAGATCTTTGTGCTCCAGGACCTCATGCATTTTTACTTTTGATAGAGTATCACAAATTCACAGATGAAGACAAGAACCATCTAGGATCATTACTAAACTGCTTCAGTGAACAAGCAATAAACTATGCCTTTGTGATTGGTATAAAGCAGGATTCTAAAAAGAGAAAGTCTGGAGGACAGTCAGACGCTTCTAAAAAGTTAATAGAGGAATGTGGTCAGAGGTATCGTAAATATAAGCAACTACAGAAAAATAAGAAGTCACGTGGTCAGATTTTTCATGACATCAGAAATGTGTTCAAAAAGAATGGAGGAAATTGTCTCATATGTGAGCGTTCTAAAGATGTGCATGAGAAATTTATCCAAAGTGATGAAAACcttgagagagagggagagagg
This window harbors:
- the LOC132844234 gene encoding GTPase IMAP family member 4-like, with the translated sequence MASQEDAATPRRKRSKSPPPTMSELRIVLLGKRLQHTSMVGNFILGRAAFETEAPPDSVKQLCERASGHVEGTYITIINAAHLFNSPLKPEELKECVDLCAPGPHAFLLLIEYHKFTDEDKNHLGSLLNCFSEQAINYAFVIGIKQDSKKRKSGGQSDASKKLIEECGQRYRKYKQLQKNKKSRGQIFHDIRNVFKKNGGNCLICERSKDVHEKFIQSDENLEREGERTTQDLSDDTKEKSSLMGSVLNKIVRESDSSLPLLNLVLCGSDEALKTSISELILGQRDVKTGIVDRYRLRLEVMPSLYNTHLSDEEVMQEILRCISLDNPVHAFLFIIPVGPLTDDVKGEIEMIQRIFGSRVCDHSLVLFTRENFDEAAASKFVEKSSEMEEIQNMCGDRYMILEKEKKRRYKQVTELIERVTHMKIFSSFEYIVFW